The Apostichopus japonicus isolate 1M-3 chromosome 20, ASM3797524v1, whole genome shotgun sequence genome contains a region encoding:
- the LOC139961766 gene encoding calcium/calmodulin-dependent protein kinase type 1-like isoform X3, whose protein sequence is MPTILGSGSFGEVRLMRQLSSRRLCAVKVHHKNRDEKSIIKDLQKETSMLTSLSHLDCIPKLFGISRIGSETDVPVLVQEFVGDSVIFKSTTVADVIDAKGLNGPSSFSAAIRVCRTIKDIHFAGMIQCDLKTDSIMFLRGPHAEDGDVKIKIIDFGKAVSRTGLSKYEHFPRNEHVNIRKQCSQIAPEVVFGTRPYSLCTDVYALGLVLSNVDTSPV, encoded by the exons ATGCCGACGATTCTAGGAAGTGGAAGCTTTGGTGAAGTCAGGTTGATGAGGCAGCTATCTTCAAGACGCTTGTGTGCGGTCAAAGTTCATCACAAAAACCGAGATGAAAAGAGTATTATCAAG GATTTGCAGAAAGAAACCTCAATGCTGACATCTCTGAGCCATCTAGACTGCATTCCTAAACTTTTCGGTATTTCAAGAATTGGCAGCGAGACCGATGTACCTGTCCTCGTTCAAGAGTTCGTCGGTGATTCGGTCATCTTTAAATCTACCACGGTAGCTGACGTCATCGATGCCAAGGGCCTGAATGGGCCGAGCTCTTTCAGTGCAGCCATTCGAGTTTGTCGCACCATTAAGGACATTCATTTCGCAGGAATGATTCAGTGTGATTTGAAAACGGATAGCATCATGTTCTTGAGAGGTCCACATGCGGAAGATGGGGACGTAAAGATAAAAATTATTGACTTTGGGAAAGCGGTGAGCAGGACAGGGTTATCAAAATACGAACACTTCCCAAGAAACGAACATGTTAATATCCGTAAGCAATGCTCCCAGATTGCCCCAGAGGTTGTATTTGGAACCAGGCCATACAGTCTGTGCACAGACGTATACGCTCTGGGACTAGTGCTATCAAACGTGGACACGTCTCCTGTATAA
- the LOC139961766 gene encoding calcium/calmodulin-dependent protein kinase type 1-like isoform X2, with the protein MQMPTILGSGSFGEVRLMRQLSSRRLCAVKVHHKNRDEKSIIKDLQKETSMLTSLSHLDCIPKLFGISRIGSETDVPVLVQEFVGDSVIFKSTTVADVIDAKGLNGPSSFSAAIRVCRTIKDIHFAGMIQCDLKTDSIMFLRGPHAEDGDVKIKIIDFGKAVSRTGLSKYEHFPRNEHVNIRKQCSQIAPEVVFGTRPYSLCTDVYALGLVLSNVDTSPV; encoded by the exons ATGCAGATGCCGACGATTCTAGGAAGTGGAAGCTTTGGTGAAGTCAGGTTGATGAGGCAGCTATCTTCAAGACGCTTGTGTGCGGTCAAAGTTCATCACAAAAACCGAGATGAAAAGAGTATTATCAAG GATTTGCAGAAAGAAACCTCAATGCTGACATCTCTGAGCCATCTAGACTGCATTCCTAAACTTTTCGGTATTTCAAGAATTGGCAGCGAGACCGATGTACCTGTCCTCGTTCAAGAGTTCGTCGGTGATTCGGTCATCTTTAAATCTACCACGGTAGCTGACGTCATCGATGCCAAGGGCCTGAATGGGCCGAGCTCTTTCAGTGCAGCCATTCGAGTTTGTCGCACCATTAAGGACATTCATTTCGCAGGAATGATTCAGTGTGATTTGAAAACGGATAGCATCATGTTCTTGAGAGGTCCACATGCGGAAGATGGGGACGTAAAGATAAAAATTATTGACTTTGGGAAAGCGGTGAGCAGGACAGGGTTATCAAAATACGAACACTTCCCAAGAAACGAACATGTTAATATCCGTAAGCAATGCTCCCAGATTGCCCCAGAGGTTGTATTTGGAACCAGGCCATACAGTCTGTGCACAGACGTATACGCTCTGGGACTAGTGCTATCAAACGTGGACACGTCTCCTGTATAA
- the LOC139961766 gene encoding calcium/calmodulin-dependent protein kinase type 1-like isoform X1 produces MEPSSNNHYIIHFRIILLECGIPSNLLSTECDFEDICNSMQMPTILGSGSFGEVRLMRQLSSRRLCAVKVHHKNRDEKSIIKDLQKETSMLTSLSHLDCIPKLFGISRIGSETDVPVLVQEFVGDSVIFKSTTVADVIDAKGLNGPSSFSAAIRVCRTIKDIHFAGMIQCDLKTDSIMFLRGPHAEDGDVKIKIIDFGKAVSRTGLSKYEHFPRNEHVNIRKQCSQIAPEVVFGTRPYSLCTDVYALGLVLSNVDTSPV; encoded by the exons ATGGAGCCGTCCAGCAACAACCACTATAT AATTCATTTCAGAATTATATTGCTGGAATGTGGAATACCCAGTAACTTGCTTAGCACAG aGTGTGACTTTGAAGATATTTGTAACTCGATGCAGATGCCGACGATTCTAGGAAGTGGAAGCTTTGGTGAAGTCAGGTTGATGAGGCAGCTATCTTCAAGACGCTTGTGTGCGGTCAAAGTTCATCACAAAAACCGAGATGAAAAGAGTATTATCAAG GATTTGCAGAAAGAAACCTCAATGCTGACATCTCTGAGCCATCTAGACTGCATTCCTAAACTTTTCGGTATTTCAAGAATTGGCAGCGAGACCGATGTACCTGTCCTCGTTCAAGAGTTCGTCGGTGATTCGGTCATCTTTAAATCTACCACGGTAGCTGACGTCATCGATGCCAAGGGCCTGAATGGGCCGAGCTCTTTCAGTGCAGCCATTCGAGTTTGTCGCACCATTAAGGACATTCATTTCGCAGGAATGATTCAGTGTGATTTGAAAACGGATAGCATCATGTTCTTGAGAGGTCCACATGCGGAAGATGGGGACGTAAAGATAAAAATTATTGACTTTGGGAAAGCGGTGAGCAGGACAGGGTTATCAAAATACGAACACTTCCCAAGAAACGAACATGTTAATATCCGTAAGCAATGCTCCCAGATTGCCCCAGAGGTTGTATTTGGAACCAGGCCATACAGTCTGTGCACAGACGTATACGCTCTGGGACTAGTGCTATCAAACGTGGACACGTCTCCTGTATAA